TTAACATCTACACCGCTTTGGACTTACCCCGGTTTTTTTACAGTGTGAGTAAAAAGTACCGCCACTCAGCATTACGCATCGTATTATTTCGCCTAGGAAAGGAGTCAGCCTGACGCTCAGCCAAAATTAATCGCAACGACTTTCTAGGACCTAAAAACGTGAAGATCTGAAGAAAACTCACATTCTCAAAATCGGAACGAAATCTATAATTtcctatttttgaaaattattaattttcaaagcaggaagttaaaaacttttttatcttttaataatattaataaatttggtgttaaaaaagtatctaaaatgtgaatttgttttaaaaaaatgaatctacTTAACTTGAgctaattgaatttttcaacgTTTCTATTCATTCAATATTaaacgatttttttaagaattttttaaaataaattctcattCTTACTGTTATAACCATTTGTgcttttaaagaaatttattttttcctatttttagAACTGCATTTGGCTACCTATCCATGTTATTGACTGttgaacaaaacaaaaatgagTAAAGAGTAGATTTAGTGATTTTAGATCTTGGaatctttaaaattcaatttaaaaatatgttatttactTACGagtcttcttcttcttatttttttattaatatcaattttaaatttctaattcaAACATGAAATGAAAGAAGTTTTaaagcaaattaaataaaggcCTAACAACGAATATCTTAAGAATAACAAGAATGATCAAATTAATCTATTACATGTCGTCAATaagattataattttctatttccGGTAATATGTCTATGTCTACTATCTTGTGATAAACTTTCATTTGAACAAAACTTTTTTCGTACGCATTGcatatgattatataaaaaattactggaataattgaataaataatcgaTCATGCGCGCAACACTAGAAATATTACAACTATCTTCAAAACGATCGATAACACCGTAGGATGCAACCAGTAATCATTTGACAACCtaacaataaatatgaaaacCTCAGGTATAGATTTAGACTGTTGCTATCTATTGCTTAGAATATgaaaatcaattgaaaaataactaaagaatttcattttctttataatgataaaagtcatttttttatttcaaaaaaatttttataatttaaataaacattttttgcataaaagttattatatcaaaaaaactttacttaaataattataatattttatttctaattatttttagtttgaaacAGTACTATTTGTCTTCAAGTAAGCtttacgaaaaataaaaataaattttctaattatcaGTAGGGTTTCAATATGCATGTCAATGGAGTGAATTGAGCTTACGTATCCTTGGAATATGGCcactttataattttactttactaaaaaaattacgagTTTATTTGTACACTATTTTCGTTGTTTCCGTATTTTATTTACCACACACCGGAACAATCATCACTATTTGGGGTGATATTGATAGTATGGTTAATTTACTTTCCTATAATGTTTCTGCGATAGTCGCAATCGCCAAATATATTGTTTTGTATAAACAGAGACATggtaagttatttaaaataactataaacatagaaaaaaaaaaaaaaataggaaaacggttgaccctaaaggccatccctgcaacttcccgctgattccgttaatacatggtcgttttttttttgagctcttcgagctcaaaaatacaatctgtgtgttgttttgagctctccgagctcaaaatgataccttttctatgcttttgagcttttgatctcaaaagtctgatagaagtttcatagaacactattttttgaattttcaaaccgcaataacttttgaatgaatgaaccgatttttacgcggttggcggcattctacgcagttttttaagccttataaagaatttctaagtttcaattggtcaaactaaaaatttcggagtaactccgaaaaaacatttttttcggtgttctttcgttcacgatatctctcgaacgaatcaaccgattttgaccggattggagGCGATCGAcatggttttttaaggttgagagctgattagtttttggaatcaatcggtaaagccgtttaaaagatattccaaaaaaaccacttctgaaaaaattttttttcctattttttttagatttctccaaatttctcaaaatctatcggtccgaatcggttcaaattttcaggaaatctaagtttggcgaagctctttcgaatggcaccaaccgcaatGAAATCGGTtgaaccgttcaaaagttataagaggtttacatactcacacacacacacacacacacacacacacacacacacacacacacacacacacacacacacacacacacacacagacatagtgacactctcgcgggaatagtcagggaagcttcctaggacctcaaaacgtcgagatctgatgaaaactcgattttcgaaaaacggggtgaaaacaataacttcccgatttttgaaaattttcaattttcttagcgggaagttaaaaatttaccttcaaaattatttttttggttcaagaatttttcttttgattcaagttaatttttttttctgtgcagcCATGTAAATACCAATTAAaagattataataaatatatttactttccaattaaatacttaaatatttaGCTCTGGCATCGATTATTAAGCTAATGGCTGAAGATTGGAATTCTGTAAAATCGGAACATCATATCAAAATAATGATGAATGAAGCAAGAACTGGAAGAATACTGGCATTTATATCACTTTTATATGCTCcgttaattgtaattttacatattttagtTACGGTTAGTAATTTCAgtttaacaaaacaaaaaaaaaatctaaaatttgtaatgaaaaaagaatagtttttttggaaattttatagaCTTATTTAAAACCAGAAAAGTTTTTTCTCTACGGATCAATTCCAACCATAGCAAGCAATCTGATGTGGCCAAGCTATTTTCCGTTTAATAcatcaagaaaatatattttcgaaACAACCTGGGTGTGCCAAATAACTGCGACCTTGTTTACGTCATTAGTATATGGAACTTTTGATACTTTTATGACGGTAGTTGTTCTGCATCTTTGTAGCCAACTTGCTATAGTTCGggttcaattaaaaaatctctaCGATGACGTAAATCAACATCCGTATGCTGACAAACTAGTAACGAATAAGCTTCGATATGTTATTCAACGGCACCAAGAGCTTATCaggtgaaaaataaatgattgattttattaatgtagttaattataattaatttaatttatgttttttgtaATTCAAGTTTGGGAGAaactattgaaaaaacttttaatttaatacttcTTCCGCAATTGATATGCTATCcactaattttttgtttccaAGGATATGCTATGTTAACGGTAAATTtatgtcaatttttacaaaagtttTTTAGTAGTCTTcttttagatttagatttagtttatactgagaaaaatttttttttgaaaaaaatggacATTTTTGTGACAAGAAATCAATTTGTTGACAATTTTCagcaactttattttttagttgaagaaataaacatttttctcaTAGTAACACTATAGTTAagaaagaagttttttttttgatttggaaaaaaactatttttgataaaaattcacaagttgtctatctaaaattttttttttttaagaaataaaattgttgaaaatttttcaaaataaattttttcactcaatgTAAGACAGAAATCACAATGGCAACTTTTGAGCGCTGCGACATTGTTGTCATttcatcataaaataaaaattattcaaagaataagtttatgaaataaagaaaaaatataatttaaaatttgaaatttttccaaaattcaaaACTCTAAGAAATTGTGTTTATTTATACCTATGTAATtggatcatatataatttgtaattttttttaactacttCTAATAGAGTATGGCTAAAACTCAAACGACAAGTCTTCAAATTTTGTACTATCTGAGCTATGATACTTACACGTTATATcatctatttatattttgttggATTGGAGAACATCTTTATCATGAggttatttctttatttataaattaatcttaattcttaactatttttccaaaaaatgtgatcatcaattttgtttatcatttttgaTCCAGAGTACGTCCGTTGGATATGCTTACTACGAAAGCATCTGGTACAATCATTCAATTACGAATGCATATTCACTCGTAATTGTTGGCTGTCGCACTTTAAGACCACTTCGCATAACAGCCGGAAAATTtgctaat
The sequence above is drawn from the Cotesia glomerata isolate CgM1 linkage group LG4, MPM_Cglom_v2.3, whole genome shotgun sequence genome and encodes:
- the LOC123263890 gene encoding odorant receptor 13a-like isoform X1, with the protein product MKTSVGFQYACQWSELSLRILGIWPLYNFTLLKKLRVYLYTIFVVSVFYLPHTGTIITIWGDIDSMVNLLSYNVSAIVAIAKYIVLYKQRHALASIIKLMAEDWNSVKSEHHIKIMMNEARTGRILAFISLLYAPLIVILHILVTTYLKPEKFFLYGSIPTIASNLMWPSYFPFNTSRKYIFETTWVCQITATLFTSLVYGTFDTFMTVVVLHLCSQLAIVRVQLKNLYDDVNQHPYADKLVTNKLRYVIQRHQELISLGETIEKTFNLILLPQLICYPLIFCFQGYAMLTSMAKTQTTSLQILYYLSYDTYTLYHLFIFCWIGEHLYHESTSVGYAYYESIWYNHSITNAYSLVIVGCRTLRPLRITAGKFANFSIHLFVAILKTSMGYLSMLRAVESRG
- the LOC123263890 gene encoding odorant receptor 13a-like isoform X2 — encoded protein: MVNLLSYNVSAIVAIAKYIVLYKQRHALASIIKLMAEDWNSVKSEHHIKIMMNEARTGRILAFISLLYAPLIVILHILVTTYLKPEKFFLYGSIPTIASNLMWPSYFPFNTSRKYIFETTWVCQITATLFTSLVYGTFDTFMTVVVLHLCSQLAIVRVQLKNLYDDVNQHPYADKLVTNKLRYVIQRHQELISLGETIEKTFNLILLPQLICYPLIFCFQGYAMLTSMAKTQTTSLQILYYLSYDTYTLYHLFIFCWIGEHLYHESTSVGYAYYESIWYNHSITNAYSLVIVGCRTLRPLRITAGKFANFSIHLFVAILKTSMGYLSMLRAVESRG